One Tripterygium wilfordii isolate XIE 37 chromosome 10, ASM1340144v1, whole genome shotgun sequence DNA segment encodes these proteins:
- the LOC120007466 gene encoding F-box/LRR-repeat protein At1g52650-like isoform X2, producing the protein MTMKEAARTSVLSRRWRKVWAFIPSLNFDAPNKLDQEVSLYANPRGLKLVHAARLRHINWINRVLESYQGSTIDKFRVQFDLDENNKHDLDRWVNFASEKKVKELVMDLNKVGGISQDHKYTFPLFCNSVRRLPDFSSLRTLLLKGVNVSGDGIDYLLSSCMYLGQLYVLGSMSLVDLKVDGQSLSLKHLKIKYCRNLESIYISATNLLSFKYSGRPQVSFGNVPNLVELRCGDKYGEYITWNFLQLRNIAFQLETLTLNVYHVQETSVVYFPVLTHLKKLRLFVVSDDDERLLALASSLIEASPSLHKFVLVVLSNHCLPYSRARGSVEKAPKCPHQCLKVVELVGFVGRTMEIEMITYFIENAVMLEEIIVDPVVKYMLLPFKRKPMIDLYAERLKAAGERAVQLKSEFPKLVLRNILYS; encoded by the exons ATGACAATGAAAGAAGCAGCTAGGACCAGTGTCCTTTCACGTCGGTGGCGCAAAGTGTGGGCTTTTATTCCTTCCTTGAACTTTGACGCTCCAAATAAGCTAGACCAGGAAGTATCACTATATGCAAACCCAAGAGGATTGAAATTGGTTCATGCTGCAAGACTTAGACATATAAATTGGATAAATCGTGTCTTGGAGTCATATCAGGGTTCTACTATTGATAAATTCAGGGTTCAATTTGATTTggatgaaaataataaacatgATCTCGATAGATGGGTGAACTTTGCAAGTGAAAAGAAAGTCAAAGAGTTGGTGATGGACTTAAATAAGGTTGGTGGCATTTCTCAGGACCATAAGTACACCTTCCCTCTATTCTGCAACAGTGTAAGAAGGCTTCCTGATTTTAGTTCCCTGAGAACTCTCCTGCTAAAAGGCGTAAATGTGAGTGGAGATGGTATTGATTACTTGTTATCTTCTTGCATGTATCTTGGACAATTATATGTATTAGGTTCTATGTCTCTTGTCGATCTTAAAGTGGATGGTCAATCACTTAGCTTGAAGCATTTGAAGATAAAGTATTGCAGGAATTTGGAAAGCATATATATTTCCGCGACAAATCTGTTGTCATTCAAATATTCTGGTCGACCTCAAGTCTCTTTTGGGAATGTCCCCAACCTTGTTGAATTACGTTGTGGGGATAAATATGGTGAATATATTACGTGGAACTTTTTACAGCTTCGAAATATTGCCTTTCAACTAGAGACACTTACGCTCAATGTATATCATGTCCAG GAAACGTCAGTTGTCTACTTTCCTGTGTTGACACACCTCAAGAAATTGAGATTGTTTGTTGTGTCAGATGATGACGAGAGACTTCTTGCTTTAGCTTCCTCCTTGATAGAGGCATCTCCCTCCTTGCATAAATTTGTACTAGTG GTACTGTCTAATCATTGCTTGCCTTATTCTAGGGCAAGGGGAAGTGTAGAGAAGGCCCCAAAATGTCCTCACCAATGTCTTAAAGTGGTGGAACTTGTTGGCTTTGTGGGGCGTACAATGGAGATCGAAATGATCACATATTTCATTGAGAATGCTGTCATGCTCGAGGAAATTATCGTTGATCCTGTAGTAAAATATATGTTACTACCATTTAAGAGAAAGCCAATGATAGACTTGTATGCGGAGCGGCTAAAGGCTGCTGGTGAAAGGGCAGTGCAGCTCAAATCTGAATTTCCCAAATTAGTGCTTCGTAATATTTTATATTCTTAG
- the LOC120007110 gene encoding uncharacterized protein LOC120007110 isoform X1, whose protein sequence is MRMSLLSRPNASSRSSSRKRFFGGGSMEEEERTAKGDDVIVDLDAKLEDLYMGGTMKLVGAVVFRVAIPHPAPHGLFHPPICSLLLGLVCMMTSKGNWGKQLLCMTYSHMQRCLLL, encoded by the exons ATGAGGATGTCTCTGCTGTCCAGGCCGAACGCTTCTTCACGAAGCTCATCGAGAAAGAG GTTCTTTGGTGGGGGTTCCATGGAAGAGGAGGAGAGGACTGCGAAGGGCGATGATGTAATTGTTGACTTAGATGCAAAATTGGAAGATCTATACATGGGAGGTACAATGAAG CTGGTTGGAGCTGTAGTTTTCAGGGTTGCTATTCCTCACCCTGCTCCCCATGGCCTCTTCCATCCTCCAATATGTTCCCTTTTACTGG GGCTTGTATGCATGATGACAAGCAAGGGCAATTGGGGTAAGCAACTTCTTTGCATGACCTACTCACATATGCAACGGTGTCTCCTGCTGTAA
- the LOC120007466 gene encoding F-box/LRR-repeat protein At2g42730-like isoform X1 has protein sequence MFKLIMRRKRRCRYAHVKRHKRKKENNVEEDKISKLPDDVLVFILSFMTMKEAARTSVLSRRWRKVWAFIPSLNFDAPNKLDQEVSLYANPRGLKLVHAARLRHINWINRVLESYQGSTIDKFRVQFDLDENNKHDLDRWVNFASEKKVKELVMDLNKVGGISQDHKYTFPLFCNSVRRLPDFSSLRTLLLKGVNVSGDGIDYLLSSCMYLGQLYVLGSMSLVDLKVDGQSLSLKHLKIKYCRNLESIYISATNLLSFKYSGRPQVSFGNVPNLVELRCGDKYGEYITWNFLQLRNIAFQLETLTLNVYHVQETSVVYFPVLTHLKKLRLFVVSDDDERLLALASSLIEASPSLHKFVLVVLSNHCLPYSRARGSVEKAPKCPHQCLKVVELVGFVGRTMEIEMITYFIENAVMLEEIIVDPVVKYMLLPFKRKPMIDLYAERLKAAGERAVQLKSEFPKLVLRNILYS, from the exons ATGTTTAAGTTGATAATGAGAAGAAAAAGGCGATGCAGATATGCCCATGTAAAGAGACACAAG agaaagaaagaaaataatgtaGAGGAGGATAAGATAAGTAAACTGCCAGATGACGTATTGGTGTTCATTCTGTCTTTCATGACAATGAAAGAAGCAGCTAGGACCAGTGTCCTTTCACGTCGGTGGCGCAAAGTGTGGGCTTTTATTCCTTCCTTGAACTTTGACGCTCCAAATAAGCTAGACCAGGAAGTATCACTATATGCAAACCCAAGAGGATTGAAATTGGTTCATGCTGCAAGACTTAGACATATAAATTGGATAAATCGTGTCTTGGAGTCATATCAGGGTTCTACTATTGATAAATTCAGGGTTCAATTTGATTTggatgaaaataataaacatgATCTCGATAGATGGGTGAACTTTGCAAGTGAAAAGAAAGTCAAAGAGTTGGTGATGGACTTAAATAAGGTTGGTGGCATTTCTCAGGACCATAAGTACACCTTCCCTCTATTCTGCAACAGTGTAAGAAGGCTTCCTGATTTTAGTTCCCTGAGAACTCTCCTGCTAAAAGGCGTAAATGTGAGTGGAGATGGTATTGATTACTTGTTATCTTCTTGCATGTATCTTGGACAATTATATGTATTAGGTTCTATGTCTCTTGTCGATCTTAAAGTGGATGGTCAATCACTTAGCTTGAAGCATTTGAAGATAAAGTATTGCAGGAATTTGGAAAGCATATATATTTCCGCGACAAATCTGTTGTCATTCAAATATTCTGGTCGACCTCAAGTCTCTTTTGGGAATGTCCCCAACCTTGTTGAATTACGTTGTGGGGATAAATATGGTGAATATATTACGTGGAACTTTTTACAGCTTCGAAATATTGCCTTTCAACTAGAGACACTTACGCTCAATGTATATCATGTCCAG GAAACGTCAGTTGTCTACTTTCCTGTGTTGACACACCTCAAGAAATTGAGATTGTTTGTTGTGTCAGATGATGACGAGAGACTTCTTGCTTTAGCTTCCTCCTTGATAGAGGCATCTCCCTCCTTGCATAAATTTGTACTAGTG GTACTGTCTAATCATTGCTTGCCTTATTCTAGGGCAAGGGGAAGTGTAGAGAAGGCCCCAAAATGTCCTCACCAATGTCTTAAAGTGGTGGAACTTGTTGGCTTTGTGGGGCGTACAATGGAGATCGAAATGATCACATATTTCATTGAGAATGCTGTCATGCTCGAGGAAATTATCGTTGATCCTGTAGTAAAATATATGTTACTACCATTTAAGAGAAAGCCAATGATAGACTTGTATGCGGAGCGGCTAAAGGCTGCTGGTGAAAGGGCAGTGCAGCTCAAATCTGAATTTCCCAAATTAGTGCTTCGTAATATTTTATATTCTTAG
- the LOC120007110 gene encoding uncharacterized protein LOC120007110 isoform X2, whose amino-acid sequence MRMSLLSRPNASSRSSSRKRFFGGGSMEEEERTAKGDDVIVDLDAKLEDLYMGGTMKLVGAVVFRVAIPHPAPHGLFHPPICSLLLEHLGKRFLLQGLFYYVKIRSELVLF is encoded by the exons ATGAGGATGTCTCTGCTGTCCAGGCCGAACGCTTCTTCACGAAGCTCATCGAGAAAGAG GTTCTTTGGTGGGGGTTCCATGGAAGAGGAGGAGAGGACTGCGAAGGGCGATGATGTAATTGTTGACTTAGATGCAAAATTGGAAGATCTATACATGGGAGGTACAATGAAG CTGGTTGGAGCTGTAGTTTTCAGGGTTGCTATTCCTCACCCTGCTCCCCATGGCCTCTTCCATCCTCCAATATGTTCCCTTTTACTGG AGCATTTAGGTAAGAGATTCTTGCTACAAGGTCTCTTCTATTATGTCAAAATAAGAAGTGAGCTGGTTCTGTTTTGA
- the LOC120007466 gene encoding F-box/LRR-repeat protein At3g26922-like isoform X3, with translation MFKLIMRRKRRCRYAHVKRHKRKKENNVEEDKISKLPDDVLVFILSFMTMKEAARTSVLSRRWRKVWAFIPSLNFDAPNKLDQEVSLYANPRGLKLVHAARLRHINWINRVLESYQGSTIDKFRVQFDLDENNKHDLDRWVNFASEKKVKELVMDLNKVGGISQDHKYTFPLFCNSVRRLPDFSSLRTLLLKGVNVSGDGIDYLLSSCMYLGQLYVLGSMSLVDLKVDGQSLSLKHLKIKYCRNLESIYISATNLLSFKYSGRPQVSFGNVPNLVELRCGDKYGEYITWNFLQLRNIAFQLETLTLNVYHVQETSVVYFPVLTHLKKLRLFVVSDDDERLLALASSLIEASPSLHKFVLVELMLDHGWSLHQNATRLCLMLGVQVSVVYLCKTTGTV, from the exons ATGTTTAAGTTGATAATGAGAAGAAAAAGGCGATGCAGATATGCCCATGTAAAGAGACACAAG agaaagaaagaaaataatgtaGAGGAGGATAAGATAAGTAAACTGCCAGATGACGTATTGGTGTTCATTCTGTCTTTCATGACAATGAAAGAAGCAGCTAGGACCAGTGTCCTTTCACGTCGGTGGCGCAAAGTGTGGGCTTTTATTCCTTCCTTGAACTTTGACGCTCCAAATAAGCTAGACCAGGAAGTATCACTATATGCAAACCCAAGAGGATTGAAATTGGTTCATGCTGCAAGACTTAGACATATAAATTGGATAAATCGTGTCTTGGAGTCATATCAGGGTTCTACTATTGATAAATTCAGGGTTCAATTTGATTTggatgaaaataataaacatgATCTCGATAGATGGGTGAACTTTGCAAGTGAAAAGAAAGTCAAAGAGTTGGTGATGGACTTAAATAAGGTTGGTGGCATTTCTCAGGACCATAAGTACACCTTCCCTCTATTCTGCAACAGTGTAAGAAGGCTTCCTGATTTTAGTTCCCTGAGAACTCTCCTGCTAAAAGGCGTAAATGTGAGTGGAGATGGTATTGATTACTTGTTATCTTCTTGCATGTATCTTGGACAATTATATGTATTAGGTTCTATGTCTCTTGTCGATCTTAAAGTGGATGGTCAATCACTTAGCTTGAAGCATTTGAAGATAAAGTATTGCAGGAATTTGGAAAGCATATATATTTCCGCGACAAATCTGTTGTCATTCAAATATTCTGGTCGACCTCAAGTCTCTTTTGGGAATGTCCCCAACCTTGTTGAATTACGTTGTGGGGATAAATATGGTGAATATATTACGTGGAACTTTTTACAGCTTCGAAATATTGCCTTTCAACTAGAGACACTTACGCTCAATGTATATCATGTCCAG GAAACGTCAGTTGTCTACTTTCCTGTGTTGACACACCTCAAGAAATTGAGATTGTTTGTTGTGTCAGATGATGACGAGAGACTTCTTGCTTTAGCTTCCTCCTTGATAGAGGCATCTCCCTCCTTGCATAAATTTGTACTAGTG GAACTTATGTTGGACCATGGTTGGAGTCTCCACCAAAATGCCACGAGACTTTGCCTTATGCTTGGGGTCCAAGTGTCTGTGGTTTACCTGTGCAAAACCACAG GTACTGTCTAA
- the LOC120007252 gene encoding uncharacterized mitochondrial protein AtMg00860-like encodes MDERTKLLLTFTTCGNCSTANQFIAKSSKCTFGQVTVEYLGHIVSGKGVQMDQDKITTTVNWSQPQTVMALHGFLGLMGYYRRFVRRYAMNASPLTDLLQKDAFVWTEKAQLAFAQLKEALTTAPILELPNFSLPFTVETDASGQGLVRC; translated from the exons ATGGATGAGAGGA cAAAACTCCTATTGACATTTACAACATGTGGAAACTGCTCTACAGCTAATCAGTTTATTGCCAAGAGTAGTAAGTGTACATTTGGTCAGGTGACCGTGGAGTACCTTGGGCATATTGTCTCGGGTAAGGGGGTGCAAATGGATCAAGACAAGATCACAACTACTGTTAATTGGTCACAGCCGCAGACAGTAATGGCACTTCATGGTTTCCTTGGGCTTATGGGCTATTATCGACGTTTTGTGAGGAGGTATGCTATGAATGCTTCTCCTTTAACTGATCTTCTACAAAAGGATGCTTTTGTGTGGACAGAGAAGGCTCAGTTAGCGTTTGCACAACTCAAGGAGGCATTGACCACAGCTCCAATTTTGGAACTGCCTAATTTTTCTCTACCTTTCACGGTTGAAACTGATGCATCGGGGCAGGGATTGGTGCGGTGTTAA